Proteins from a genomic interval of Polaribacter sejongensis:
- the queA gene encoding tRNA preQ1(34) S-adenosylmethionine ribosyltransferase-isomerase QueA, producing MKLSHFEFDLPEELLATYPAEHRDESRLMVLNRKEQTIEHKVFKDVIDYFDEGDVMMLNNTKVFPARMYGNKEKTGARIEVFLLRELNSENRLWDVLVDPARKIRIGNKLFFGDDDSLVAEVIDNTTSRGRTLRFLFDGSYEEFRAKLLELGQTPLPKAIGRDVEPLDDERYQTIYAKHEGAVAAPTAGLHFSKHLMKRLEIKGVEFAETTLHVGLGTFSPVEVEDLSKHKMDSEQIDISDATADKINKAKKEKRRVCAVGTTVMRAIESSVSSKGELNGYTGWTNKFIFPPHDFSIATAMITNFHTPKSTLLMQAAAFGGYDFVMDAYKEAIKEGYKFSTYGDAMLII from the coding sequence ATGAAATTATCGCATTTTGAATTTGATTTACCAGAAGAATTGTTAGCAACGTATCCTGCTGAACATAGAGATGAGTCTCGTTTAATGGTATTAAACAGGAAAGAACAAACCATAGAACATAAGGTTTTTAAAGATGTAATAGATTACTTTGATGAAGGTGATGTTATGATGTTGAATAATACCAAAGTTTTCCCTGCAAGAATGTATGGTAATAAAGAAAAAACAGGTGCTAGGATAGAGGTTTTCTTATTAAGAGAACTAAATTCTGAAAATAGATTGTGGGATGTTTTAGTAGATCCAGCAAGAAAAATTAGAATTGGAAACAAATTATTTTTTGGAGACGATGATAGTTTAGTAGCTGAGGTAATAGACAACACAACATCAAGAGGAAGAACTTTACGTTTCTTGTTTGATGGTTCTTACGAAGAATTTAGAGCAAAATTATTAGAATTAGGTCAAACACCATTACCTAAAGCTATTGGTAGAGATGTAGAACCTTTAGATGATGAGCGTTACCAAACTATTTATGCAAAGCATGAAGGAGCAGTTGCAGCACCAACAGCTGGTTTACACTTCTCTAAACATTTAATGAAACGTTTAGAAATTAAAGGAGTTGAGTTTGCAGAAACTACATTACACGTTGGTTTAGGTACATTTAGCCCAGTAGAAGTAGAAGATTTATCAAAGCACAAAATGGATTCTGAGCAAATTGATATTTCAGATGCTACTGCAGATAAAATTAATAAAGCTAAAAAAGAAAAAAGAAGAGTTTGTGCTGTTGGTACTACGGTAATGAGAGCTATAGAATCTTCAGTTTCTTCTAAAGGTGAGTTAAACGGATATACAGGTTGGACAAATAAATTTATTTTCCCTCCGCACGATTTTAGCATTGCAACCGCAATGATTACTAATTTTCATACACCAAAATCTACCTTACTAATGCAAGCAGCTGCTTTTGGAGGTTACGATTTTGTAATGGATGCATATAAAGAAGCTATAAAAGAAGGATATAAATTCTCTACGTACGGAGATGCTATGTTAATCATATAA
- the rlmN gene encoding 23S rRNA (adenine(2503)-C(2))-methyltransferase RlmN, producing MTKKKDIRALTKDQLRDFFVENGDKAFRGNQVYEWLWSKSLHTFEAMTNISKETREMLEANFVINHIKVDSMQKSKDGTIKNGIKLHDGLIVESVLIPTEKRTTACVSSQVGCSLDCLFCATSRLKRMRNLNPDEIYDQVVVIDKQSRLYYDKKLTNIVFMGMGEPLMNYKNVMKSIEMITSPEGLGMSSKRITVSTSGVPKMIKMMADEEAKFNLAVSLHSAIDEIRTKVMPFNATFPLKDLRESLEYWYEKTGRAITYEYIVWGGINDRKEDIKALVAFCKAVPCKINLIEYNPIDDGEFQQASPSAINNYISNLEMNDITVNVRRSRGKDIDAACGQLANKS from the coding sequence TTGACTAAAAAGAAAGACATAAGAGCCTTAACTAAAGACCAATTACGCGATTTTTTTGTAGAAAATGGCGACAAAGCCTTTAGGGGAAATCAAGTATATGAATGGCTTTGGAGTAAGTCTTTACATACCTTTGAGGCTATGACAAACATTTCTAAAGAAACTAGAGAAATGTTAGAAGCAAACTTTGTAATTAACCATATCAAAGTAGATTCTATGCAAAAAAGTAAGGATGGAACTATAAAAAACGGAATTAAATTACACGATGGTTTAATTGTAGAGTCAGTTTTAATTCCTACAGAAAAAAGAACAACCGCTTGTGTTTCTAGTCAGGTTGGGTGTAGTTTAGATTGTTTATTCTGTGCAACTTCACGTTTAAAAAGAATGCGTAATCTAAACCCAGATGAAATCTATGATCAGGTTGTGGTAATTGATAAACAAAGTAGATTGTATTATGACAAAAAACTAACAAATATTGTTTTTATGGGTATGGGAGAACCTCTTATGAACTATAAAAACGTAATGAAATCTATAGAGATGATTACATCTCCAGAAGGTTTAGGGATGTCTTCTAAAAGAATTACTGTTTCTACCTCTGGAGTTCCAAAAATGATAAAAATGATGGCAGATGAAGAAGCTAAATTTAATTTAGCAGTTTCATTACATTCTGCAATCGATGAGATAAGAACTAAAGTAATGCCATTTAATGCTACTTTTCCATTAAAAGATTTAAGAGAATCTTTAGAATATTGGTACGAAAAAACAGGAAGAGCAATTACGTATGAGTATATTGTTTGGGGAGGTATCAACGATAGAAAAGAAGATATAAAAGCTCTGGTTGCCTTTTGTAAAGCAGTGCCTTGTAAAATCAATTTAATAGAATACAACCCAATTGATGATGGAGAGTTTCAACAAGCGAGTCCGTCTGCAATTAATAATTATATTTCTAACTTAGAAATGAATGATATTACAGTAAATGTAAGAAGAAGTAGAGGTAAAGATATTGATGCTGCATGTGGGCAATTAGCAAATAAATCTTAA
- a CDS encoding polyprenyl synthetase family protein, whose product MKPVELIKLPIKNEMELFEEKFKDSMLSKVPLLNRITYYIVRRKGKQMRPMFVFLVAKMVSNGGFDERTYRGASVVELIHTATLVHDDVVDESNRRRGFFSVNALWKNKIAVLVGDFLLSKGLLLSIDNEDFDLLKLISIAVREMSEGELLQIEKARKLDITEDVYFDIIRKKTATLIAACCGIGAASVGANNDTVQQMRKFGEYIGIAFQIKDDLFDYTDDKIGKPTGIDIKEQKMTLPLIYTLNTCSKKEKSWLINSIKKHNKDKKRVKEVITFVKENGGIEYTTIKMNDYKNKALAILENYPESEYKSSLLTMIDYVVKRKI is encoded by the coding sequence ATGAAGCCAGTAGAACTTATTAAACTACCCATTAAAAATGAAATGGAACTCTTTGAAGAAAAGTTCAAAGATTCTATGTTGTCTAAAGTTCCGCTTTTAAACAGAATTACCTATTATATTGTTCGTAGAAAAGGAAAACAAATGCGACCAATGTTTGTTTTTTTAGTAGCAAAGATGGTTTCTAATGGAGGTTTCGATGAAAGAACCTATAGAGGTGCTTCTGTTGTAGAATTGATTCATACCGCTACTTTGGTACATGATGATGTGGTAGATGAAAGTAATAGAAGACGTGGTTTTTTCTCTGTAAATGCACTTTGGAAAAATAAAATTGCCGTTTTGGTTGGAGATTTTTTATTATCAAAAGGATTATTGTTATCCATAGATAATGAAGATTTTGATTTGTTAAAATTAATTTCTATTGCCGTTCGTGAAATGAGCGAAGGTGAATTACTTCAAATAGAAAAAGCAAGAAAATTAGACATTACAGAAGATGTCTATTTTGATATTATTCGTAAAAAAACAGCGACTTTAATTGCCGCTTGTTGTGGTATTGGAGCAGCTTCTGTAGGTGCTAATAATGATACCGTGCAACAAATGCGAAAATTTGGAGAATATATTGGTATTGCCTTCCAGATTAAAGATGATTTGTTTGATTATACCGATGATAAAATTGGTAAACCTACCGGAATTGATATTAAAGAACAGAAAATGACACTGCCTTTAATTTATACTTTAAACACTTGTTCTAAAAAAGAGAAATCTTGGTTAATCAATTCTATCAAAAAACACAATAAAGATAAAAAACGCGTAAAAGAGGTAATTACTTTTGTAAAAGAAAATGGCGGTATAGAATATACCACCATTAAAATGAATGACTACAAGAATAAAGCCTTAGCTATTTTAGAAAACTATCCAGAATCTGAATATAAAAGTTCGCTATTAACCATGATAGATTACGTGGTAAAACGTAAAATATAG
- a CDS encoding TonB-dependent receptor codes for MIKKITFIFFLLLLNYTTSAQILTVINKETKETLEQVTIFNKQTSNYVTTNGEGQADISDFINAETLEVRFLGFKTKIKSYEAFKQNNFLVHLTPTILRIDEIVISATKWKQKTSDLATKVTVISPKAIQLMNTQTAADLLTVSGKVFMQKSQQGGGSPLIRGFATNRLLYTIDGVRMNNAIFRAGNIQNVISLDPFAIEETEIIFGPGSVIYGSDAIGAVMSFKTLSPSLSLDDETLITGNALTRFSSANEEKTYHADFNLGYKKWAFVTSLSYNDYGDLRMGSDGPEEYLRNFYVERQNKEDVEITNKDPKIQTPSGYTQTNLMQKVRFKPNEKWNFEYGFHLSETSSYSRYDRHLRTKDGNPRYGEWSYGPQKWMMNNFEINKKGSNSFYDDVTLRLTYQKFDESRISRDFNDNERETRTERVDAYSTNLDFSKSLSAKSKLFYGTEYVYNDVNSTGVNTDVDTNISQAGPSRYPDSNWSSLGVYVSNQYNHSKKWVLQSGLRYNFYSLNATFDTTFYPFPFTKANINDGALTGSLGLVFRPEEDWLLSTNFSTAFRSPNVDDVGKIFDSEPGSVVVPNPDLKAEYAYNTDVSVAKTFGDYLKLEVTGFYTHLKDAMVLRDFTLNGETEIMYDGELSNIQAIQNAANAHVYGFQTGFEAELGSGIGFSSTVSYQKGEEELDNGDKSPSRHAAPWFGTTRLTYNASKLKAQLYADYSGSVAYDDLPDSEKAKDYMYAIDTNGNPYSPSYITLNLKTSYRFTDNLLISTGLENITDKRYRPYSSGIVSPGRNFVISLKANI; via the coding sequence ATGATTAAAAAAATTACTTTTATTTTTTTCCTTTTACTCTTAAACTATACTACAAGCGCTCAAATCCTTACAGTAATAAACAAAGAGACTAAAGAAACTTTAGAGCAAGTAACTATATTTAACAAGCAAACCAGTAATTATGTTACTACAAACGGAGAAGGACAAGCAGATATTAGTGATTTTATAAATGCAGAAACATTAGAAGTTCGGTTTCTTGGCTTTAAAACTAAAATTAAAAGTTACGAAGCTTTTAAACAAAATAACTTTCTAGTACACCTAACTCCTACTATTTTAAGAATAGATGAAATTGTAATTTCCGCTACAAAATGGAAACAAAAAACGTCTGATTTAGCTACTAAAGTTACTGTTATATCACCAAAGGCAATACAATTAATGAACACTCAAACGGCTGCAGACTTGCTTACCGTTTCTGGTAAAGTATTTATGCAGAAAAGCCAACAAGGAGGCGGAAGTCCGTTAATTAGAGGTTTTGCTACCAACAGATTGTTATATACCATTGATGGTGTTAGAATGAATAATGCCATTTTTAGAGCTGGTAATATTCAGAATGTAATTTCTTTAGATCCTTTTGCCATAGAAGAAACCGAAATCATTTTTGGTCCTGGTTCTGTTATTTACGGAAGTGATGCTATTGGTGCTGTAATGAGTTTTAAAACCTTATCGCCAAGTTTGTCTTTAGATGATGAAACATTAATCACAGGAAATGCGTTAACACGATTTTCTTCTGCGAATGAAGAAAAAACCTATCATGCAGATTTTAATCTAGGGTATAAAAAATGGGCATTTGTTACCAGTTTAAGTTATAATGATTATGGCGATTTAAGAATGGGAAGCGATGGACCTGAAGAATATTTAAGAAATTTTTACGTAGAAAGGCAAAATAAGGAAGATGTTGAAATTACTAATAAAGACCCAAAAATTCAGACTCCTTCTGGGTATACACAAACCAACTTGATGCAAAAAGTGAGGTTTAAACCAAATGAAAAATGGAACTTTGAGTACGGTTTTCATTTATCAGAAACCTCAAGTTATTCTAGATACGATAGACATTTAAGAACAAAAGATGGAAATCCTAGATATGGAGAATGGAGCTACGGTCCACAAAAGTGGATGATGAATAATTTTGAAATCAACAAAAAAGGAAGCAATTCTTTTTATGATGATGTTACTTTAAGATTAACCTATCAAAAATTTGATGAAAGCAGAATTAGCAGAGATTTTAATGATAATGAAAGAGAAACAAGAACAGAACGCGTAGATGCCTACTCTACCAACTTAGATTTTTCTAAAAGCTTAAGTGCAAAAAGCAAATTATTTTACGGAACAGAATATGTTTATAATGATGTAAATTCTACTGGAGTAAACACAGATGTAGACACCAATATTTCTCAAGCAGGACCTAGTAGATATCCAGATTCTAATTGGTCTTCTTTAGGTGTTTATGTTTCTAACCAATATAATCATTCTAAAAAATGGGTTTTACAATCTGGTTTGCGTTATAATTTTTACAGTTTAAATGCCACTTTTGATACTACTTTTTACCCTTTTCCTTTTACAAAAGCCAATATAAATGATGGAGCTTTAACTGGTAGTTTAGGTTTGGTTTTTAGACCTGAAGAAGATTGGTTATTAAGCACTAATTTCTCTACTGCTTTTCGCTCACCTAATGTAGATGATGTTGGTAAAATTTTCGATTCGGAACCTGGTTCTGTTGTTGTTCCAAATCCTGATTTAAAAGCAGAATATGCTTACAATACTGATGTTTCTGTTGCAAAAACTTTTGGTGATTATTTAAAGCTAGAAGTTACTGGATTTTACACCCATTTAAAAGACGCCATGGTACTAAGAGATTTTACTTTAAATGGCGAAACTGAAATTATGTATGATGGAGAATTGAGTAATATACAAGCAATTCAGAATGCTGCCAATGCACATGTGTATGGTTTTCAGACAGGTTTTGAAGCAGAACTTGGAAGTGGAATTGGATTTTCATCAACAGTTAGTTATCAAAAAGGAGAAGAAGAATTAGATAATGGAGATAAAAGTCCTTCTAGACATGCTGCTCCTTGGTTTGGTACCACAAGACTAACTTATAATGCTAGTAAATTAAAAGCGCAACTATATGCAGATTATAGTGGTTCTGTGGCTTATGACGATTTACCTGACAGTGAAAAAGCTAAAGATTATATGTACGCAATTGACACCAATGGAAACCCATATTCGCCATCTTATATTACACTAAACTTAAAAACGTCTTATAGATTTACTGATAATTTATTAATATCTACAGGATTAGAAAACATTACAGACAAGCGTTACAGACCTTATAGTTCTGGAATTGTTTCTCCTGGTAGAAATTTTGTGATTTCTTTAAAAGCGAATATTTAA
- a CDS encoding GH3 auxin-responsive promoter family protein encodes MAFQIINSIISWFLKKRKHQIELFLKYPIDVQDELLLKLVHTAKNTTFGKEKNFAQIKSHTDFTKNVPIQKYETFEPLIERCRKGEQNLFWPTDIKWFAKSSGTTNAKSKFIPVSDEALEYCHMKAGKDMLCLYINNNEDTQLFTGKGLRLGGSSDVYQDNNSYFGDLSAIIIENMPFWADFSSAPSQEVALMSDWETKMDAIIDETIDEDITSLAGVPSWMLVLLNRVLERSGKENILQVWPNLEVYFHGGVNFNPYREQYKKIIPKDGFKYYEIYNASEGFFAIQDRNNSKELLLMLDYGIFYEFIPMSDYKGENSKTITLADVKKDIDYALIITTNGGLWRYLIGDTIRFTSLEPYRIKITGRTKHYINVFGEELNIENVEDALKLTCEKTAATIADYTVGPIFMEGKEKGGHEWVIEFTKKPDSMGYFSEILDNALKSINSDYEAKRYLNITLMAPKVHQAEEGLFYKWLKQKNKLGGQHKVPRLSNSRDFVDELIVLMKS; translated from the coding sequence ATGGCTTTTCAAATTATCAATTCTATAATTTCTTGGTTTTTAAAGAAACGTAAACATCAAATAGAACTGTTTTTAAAATACCCTATTGATGTACAAGATGAATTACTTTTAAAACTTGTACATACAGCTAAAAACACAACATTTGGAAAAGAGAAGAACTTTGCTCAGATAAAAAGCCATACAGATTTTACAAAAAATGTTCCTATTCAGAAATATGAAACCTTTGAGCCTTTAATTGAAAGATGTAGAAAAGGCGAACAAAATTTATTTTGGCCAACAGATATTAAATGGTTTGCAAAAAGTAGCGGAACCACAAATGCTAAAAGTAAATTTATTCCTGTTTCTGATGAAGCTTTAGAATATTGCCACATGAAAGCTGGTAAAGATATGTTGTGTTTATACATTAATAATAATGAAGATACGCAGCTTTTTACAGGAAAAGGATTACGCTTAGGCGGAAGTTCGGATGTTTACCAAGACAACAATTCTTATTTTGGAGATTTATCTGCAATTATTATAGAAAACATGCCTTTTTGGGCAGATTTTAGCTCTGCTCCTAGTCAAGAAGTTGCTTTAATGAGCGATTGGGAAACAAAAATGGATGCTATTATTGATGAAACCATCGATGAAGATATTACAAGTTTAGCAGGTGTACCAAGTTGGATGTTGGTTTTGCTAAACCGAGTTTTAGAACGTTCTGGAAAAGAAAATATTCTACAAGTTTGGCCAAACCTAGAAGTCTATTTTCATGGAGGTGTAAACTTTAATCCTTATAGAGAACAGTATAAAAAAATTATACCAAAAGATGGTTTTAAGTACTACGAAATTTACAATGCTTCGGAAGGTTTTTTTGCTATTCAAGATAGAAATAATTCAAAAGAATTGTTGTTAATGCTAGACTACGGAATTTTCTATGAGTTTATTCCGATGAGTGACTATAAAGGTGAAAATTCTAAAACAATCACACTTGCTGATGTTAAAAAAGACATCGATTACGCTTTAATTATTACCACAAATGGAGGTCTTTGGCGTTATTTGATTGGAGACACCATTCGTTTTACTTCTTTAGAACCATATAGAATTAAAATTACAGGTCGTACAAAACATTATATAAACGTTTTTGGAGAAGAATTAAATATAGAAAACGTAGAAGATGCTTTAAAATTAACTTGCGAAAAAACAGCTGCTACGATTGCAGATTATACTGTGGGACCTATTTTTATGGAAGGTAAAGAAAAAGGAGGTCATGAATGGGTAATAGAATTTACTAAAAAACCAGATTCTATGGGCTATTTTTCTGAAATTTTAGACAATGCATTAAAATCTATCAACTCAGATTATGAAGCTAAACGCTATTTAAACATCACTTTAATGGCGCCAAAAGTACACCAAGCAGAAGAAGGTTTATTCTACAAATGGCTAAAACAAAAGAACAAATTAGGTGGCCAACATAAAGTACCAAGATTATCTAATTCTAGAGATTTTGTAGATGAATTAATAGTGTTAATGAAATCTTAA
- a CDS encoding DUF2797 domain-containing protein, whose translation MIYQGVLKKMMTENAAEILYYLDMKTDFINMNQLINKEITIRFVTYECLNCHLEKKIYRQGFCKSCFFEIPSAADWIMKPELSKAHLGIEDRDLAYEQAVQLKPHIVYLANSSNVKVGVTRKQQVPTRWIDQGAHEAIEILEAPNRYLAGITEVALKEYVADKTNWRKMLKNDIEDVDLVAWRDKLKEFIPEEAKAYFIENNTETHINFPVIKYPAKPKSLNLIKTPNYTGTLVGIKGQYLIFEDETVFNVRSNEGLVVSIEV comes from the coding sequence ATGATTTACCAAGGAGTTTTAAAAAAAATGATGACCGAAAATGCAGCTGAAATTCTGTATTATTTAGATATGAAAACTGATTTTATAAACATGAATCAGTTAATAAATAAAGAGATAACTATCCGTTTTGTAACATACGAATGTTTAAATTGTCATTTAGAAAAGAAAATTTATAGACAAGGTTTTTGTAAGTCTTGTTTTTTTGAAATCCCGAGTGCGGCAGATTGGATTATGAAACCAGAATTAAGTAAAGCACATTTAGGTATCGAAGATAGAGATTTGGCGTATGAGCAAGCGGTGCAATTAAAACCACATATTGTGTACTTGGCAAATTCTAGCAACGTAAAAGTTGGAGTTACCAGAAAACAGCAAGTACCAACCCGTTGGATCGATCAAGGAGCACATGAAGCAATTGAAATATTAGAAGCCCCAAATCGTTATTTAGCAGGAATTACCGAGGTTGCTTTAAAAGAGTATGTTGCAGATAAGACCAATTGGCGTAAAATGCTAAAAAATGATATTGAAGATGTAGATTTGGTTGCTTGGCGAGATAAATTAAAAGAATTTATCCCAGAAGAAGCAAAGGCATATTTTATTGAAAATAATACCGAAACACATATCAATTTTCCGGTGATAAAATATCCTGCAAAACCAAAAAGTTTAAACCTGATTAAAACACCAAATTATACAGGGACTTTAGTGGGAATAAAAGGGCAGTATTTAATTTTTGAAGATGAAACCGTTTTTAATGTAAGAAGTAATGAAGGTTTGGTGGTTTCAATAGAGGTATAA
- a CDS encoding gamma carbonic anhydrase family protein, whose protein sequence is MAIIKAVRGNHPQIPEDCYVAENATIVGEVSLGKECSIWFNAVLRGDVHYIKIGDKVNIQDGAVIHATYQKSPTTIGNNVSIGHNAIVHGCTIHDNVLVGMGSIIMDDCVVESNSIIAAGAVVTKNTRVESGSIYAGVPAKKVKDISQELISGEIDRIANNYLKYSSWFKE, encoded by the coding sequence ATGGCAATTATAAAAGCAGTAAGAGGAAATCATCCGCAAATACCAGAAGATTGTTACGTAGCAGAAAATGCAACAATTGTTGGCGAAGTTTCTCTAGGAAAAGAGTGTAGTATTTGGTTTAATGCAGTGCTAAGAGGCGATGTACATTACATCAAAATTGGTGATAAAGTCAATATTCAAGATGGTGCGGTAATCCATGCAACGTATCAGAAATCACCAACAACAATTGGTAATAATGTATCTATTGGTCACAATGCAATTGTACACGGTTGCACAATTCATGATAATGTTTTGGTAGGTATGGGATCTATTATTATGGACGATTGTGTGGTGGAATCTAATTCAATTATAGCAGCAGGTGCGGTAGTTACCAAGAATACCCGAGTAGAAAGCGGAAGTATTTATGCAGGAGTTCCAGCAAAGAAAGTAAAAGATATTTCGCAAGAATTAATTTCGGGTGAAATAGATAGAATAGCCAATAATTATTTAAAATACTCTAGTTGGTTTAAAGAATAA
- a CDS encoding mechanosensitive ion channel family protein, whose protein sequence is MKKLLWLFLLLPILTTAQDSIRVDMSTPHATVYTHLYFLQSDSYEPKKAAKTILGLSEEKAIEKAIKIKQVLDGKGLYVDMNRVPTNANYKDTIGYSSYYRYVLFPERMPQIYVEKIGDNWYYSTETINKIESLYKSVYPWYIQKLQNIIPLSGHKKIMNIELWKIIGLLILFVLAYIIFLIVKRIAFFILLKLQQQITKNTNLEVNKVIKKLAHPISLLVALSFIDKAFPSLQFGLTTNTWVFLALNIAETVFWIYVFLKLVKVVMRIYGEFTERTHGRLDDQLVPILHSFLTGVVIVVGILRLLVLFGVDTTTMIAGATIGGLAFALASQDTVKNLIGTIMIFLDKPFHIDDWIEAGEVVGTVERVGFRSTQVRAADTSIYQIPNSRLSELVINNKGLRLFRRYNTNLGLRYDTPPELIEAFVKGVREIIIAHPETRSDSYNVEFTGFGDSALLVMVNVYFKSLAWGVEQSSKHRLHIAIVKLAKELGVDFAFPSTTVTIENFPEKKGLNPKYDINQERIDTVIATVVSDFNKENPNETVS, encoded by the coding sequence ATGAAAAAATTATTGTGGCTATTTTTATTACTACCAATTCTTACAACTGCTCAAGATAGTATCCGTGTAGATATGAGTACTCCTCATGCTACTGTTTATACACATTTATACTTTTTGCAATCGGATTCTTATGAACCTAAAAAAGCAGCAAAAACTATTTTGGGTCTTTCTGAGGAGAAGGCTATTGAAAAAGCGATTAAAATAAAGCAAGTTTTAGACGGTAAGGGTTTGTATGTAGATATGAACAGAGTACCTACCAATGCTAATTATAAAGATACAATTGGGTATTCTTCTTATTATAGATACGTATTGTTTCCTGAAAGAATGCCACAAATTTATGTAGAAAAGATAGGTGATAATTGGTATTATTCAACAGAAACAATTAACAAAATTGAAAGTTTATACAAATCGGTATATCCGTGGTATATTCAAAAATTACAGAATATAATTCCTCTTTCTGGTCATAAAAAAATAATGAATATAGAATTGTGGAAAATTATAGGATTGTTAATACTATTTGTTTTAGCCTATATTATTTTCCTAATTGTAAAAAGGATTGCATTTTTTATTTTATTAAAGTTACAACAGCAAATAACAAAGAATACCAATTTAGAAGTTAATAAAGTCATTAAGAAATTGGCTCATCCAATAAGTTTATTGGTTGCGTTAAGTTTTATAGATAAAGCTTTTCCATCATTACAATTTGGCTTAACCACAAATACGTGGGTGTTTTTGGCTTTAAATATTGCAGAAACAGTTTTCTGGATTTACGTGTTTTTAAAATTAGTAAAAGTTGTAATGCGTATTTATGGTGAGTTTACAGAAAGAACTCATGGAAGGTTAGATGATCAACTAGTACCTATTTTACATAGTTTTTTAACAGGTGTTGTTATTGTAGTTGGTATTTTAAGATTATTAGTTCTTTTTGGAGTGGATACTACAACAATGATAGCGGGTGCAACTATTGGTGGTTTGGCATTTGCGTTGGCTTCTCAAGACACGGTAAAAAACTTGATTGGTACCATTATGATTTTTCTTGATAAACCATTTCATATAGATGATTGGATTGAGGCAGGAGAAGTTGTAGGTACAGTAGAAAGAGTAGGGTTTAGGTCTACACAAGTGCGTGCTGCAGATACTTCTATTTATCAAATTCCGAATAGTAGGTTGTCTGAATTGGTGATCAATAATAAAGGTTTGCGTTTATTTAGAAGATACAATACAAACTTAGGTTTGCGTTATGATACACCTCCAGAATTAATTGAAGCTTTTGTAAAAGGGGTTCGAGAAATTATTATTGCCCATCCAGAAACACGTTCTGATTCTTATAATGTAGAGTTTACAGGTTTTGGAGATTCAGCTTTATTAGTGATGGTAAATGTCTATTTTAAGAGTTTAGCTTGGGGTGTAGAGCAGTCTTCTAAACACAGGCTTCACATTGCTATTGTAAAATTAGCAAAAGAATTAGGTGTAGATTTTGCTTTTCCTTCTACAACGGTTACGATCGAGAATTTTCCTGAGAAAAAAGGATTAAATCCTAAATACGATATTAATCAAGAAAGAATAGATACTGTAATTGCAACAGTTGTGAGCGATTTTAATAAAGAGAATCCTAATGAAACTGTTTCTTAA